Part of the Lycium ferocissimum isolate CSIRO_LF1 chromosome 6, AGI_CSIRO_Lferr_CH_V1, whole genome shotgun sequence genome, cccgattAGTTAGGCAAATACCACATTGAGGTATGTAATCCTTGATGACCACTTTTCCTCTCAAATGGCTAGGCTAACCttactaggatccatagtgactacccttcctccgagtagctaggccaaacacaaacaatggaaaatcatagaaaaacagccaattcataatcatagcaTAGAGCCAAATCTCAAATCATGGCATGGAAGCCGAATCactagctaggccaaacacaaacaatggaaaatcatagaaaaatagccaattcataatcatagcaTAGAGCCAAATCTCAAATCATGGCATGGAAGccgaatcacaagtcatatcatgatagtcaatttatttattaaggatcatgttcatcatcccattatAGGGGTACATCAAGTCACTCAATTTTTAGATATCGaattcacttctttaaacaagttttaaGTTCAACACAATCTATTATAGAGCATTCCATGAGATAGTCAAGTTTTTCAattatcaagtttaaacatcccttatggggtaattcaaattcaaacatTGAGCTTTATATCTCAATTTTCAATCATCCTTTACTTAGGAACAAAATCAtgactatgtatatataatatagtacaaacaaggtttaatgtgggcttgtccctcacgcacacaaaccTTAACCAAGGAGTTCATAAAACTGTtagaaagagtatgttcaaaaagagacatacctcaaatcccactaaaagctagaaaaatagaATCCCCAAGGTTCAGCAATCAATCTACAATGgatttagatgataaatattaaatctttattcatttctatgAATTCTCTTTATGTTTcgaaaaactagggctttttTAAGCCTAAAAACGTGTTCTAGAATCCCCAATGGATCACCCATGGATTCTAATTGTTTCTAATACCGTATACTAGTCTCATACCTCTCAATAACCTTAGTAAGAATTGTAGAACATACCTTTAAGAAGTTTCCCAAAGAGTCCTTTAACTTCTCTTTCTTcgattttcaagaatctatggtttgaaggatgaactaatgttaatttgatgttgaaatgatggaaattgatcaagaacataccttatatgttttggggaagttTTAGAATTatttcctctcaaaaattcGGCCAAAAcgaaatggaaatgaatataacgaagttaggcttttataaaattcgaaaaaaattgCTTCAGGTATAAAATGGTTTGGTGCATCGCCCAGGGCAACGCGCACAGTGTAACTATTTTGGCGgtgtcaaaattttgagttttttggAAACTTGTCCTGGGGCGCCGCCCAAGGAAAGTCCCAGGGCGCCGCGCACGcctaatttttatattatattgacGATGTTCAGTAAAAAGGGTATAACTCCAAGCACAGAGCTCCGTTGGAGTtgggcgacctaccgttggaaatctatttcaaagaCCTACAACTTTGGCAGAGGAAGTTTTCAAATTCCCAGCGTATTTTTAGGAAACTGGCTTAGAAGTCAGACCTACTACAATTTAGacgagtttgagaactcttacgaactccactatttggtttgacttcaaaatgactGCTTATCCcccaaattcatcccgaatggattcatatagctaaaatatcatcttattaatagttttacacattcacacctaacccaaatttacggggtgttacaaagAATGCTTTTGCTTCTGCCCAATTACTTGTACCCTTGCCAAATTGATGCTATAAGAAGCAATCACTTTGCCCTTGTCATCTCTAAAAATCTCTCCACCTCCAGAGTCCTCTCCTCTGTAGCTTCCATAACTATTTAGTTTCATTCTACCTGGAGGATGAGGTATTCATTTCACTACTTTGAAGTTTCTCCTTACGCAGTTTATGTTCATAGTACTGCACAATTTGATCAGTCTGGTTCCTCCTTCACTTGTGGGAAGTGAATTTTGATAACTTTCAGGATGTGCGTCATGATATTCCTCAGTGAGTAGGTGCAATTAAACTTGATGAAGCTAAATCTAATACTGCATCTTACTTTCCAGATTTCCCAGCAGATTATCTGATGTAGAGTTCCTTTAACCATATTGAGAACAGGATTTCTTGCTCTTAGATTCCAACCGTTGACAAATATCTGTCTCAAAGGGTATTCTGGACTTTTATGCCTCGAGGATGGCACATCTTTGTCCATGTTTCCTGAGTTATGTCACATTTCCCAAAGAGGTGTTCTACTGTTTCTATTCTGTGTAATAAGAAACAGCAGCAAATAGGAGGTCTATGTATCTTGAACCTTACTATATTGTCATCTCAAGGgagaatttaatttttattactCTTCAGAAGTGAAAGTTGATCTTTTGTAGAGCATTTTTAGTTCCATGTTTTTTTATCATGCCAGTCTCCATCTACTCTCCTCCTTAGCAGATTTCAAGCAGATGAAATTGTGAATTTGCCTTTTGGATTGGGGATCCAAATTCGTTTGTCCCTGTTGTTTTCAGTGAAGTTGATCTCAATGTGATTAACTTTATTTCTGACTACCCAAGGAACTCTGTATCCAGCTCTGTTCCAATTCCAGTtgtcatctgtatacacctcaTTCAGCATGCATATGTTGGGCACATAATCTTCTAGTAATAATTTGAATAAGGCTTCTTTTCCTGACCAATTATCATACCAGAAGGATATATTTCCTTCACTCACTTGCCATAAGATGTTTTCCTCAACAGGTTGTTTGATACTACAAATTGCTTCTATGTTTGTGACACCACCCCTGTTGCTTTTCTGGTAACTGGATTTGTTCTTGTGCAATATTTTGCAAGTATATACTCTTTTCACATAGATTCCTTAGTTCTTAGATTCCACCACTGCTTTTCTATGAATGCCTTGCTAATGTCCCTCAAGCACCTGAATCAACTCCACCTGAATCAAAGGGAAGGCACATTTTCACCCATTTGCACCAGTGATATTTCTTCATTGATTCATTGCCATTCCACAAAAATCTTTTTATGGCACGCTCGAGCTATTCAAAAGTCCCTTTAGGTGGTTTCATGGCTGCTAGGGGGTGTACAGGCATTGCTAACAGAATATGTGTGATTAGAATAATCCTACCTCCCATTAAAAGAAACTTTGCATGCCATGTGTGAATTCTGCTGGTAATTGAGTGCACCATCTCTGAGAAGTATACAATTTTCATTATCCCCACAAATAAAGGGCAACCAAGGTACTTTATTGGTTAGCCCTTTCTGTGCACTCCAGTTAGTTGAATCACTCTATGTTTGAGCTCTAGATTGGCTTTAGGTAGTGCCACACAACTCTTGTGTCTATTTATTAGTTGTCCTGAAACATTGTCATAAAGaattagaattttcaagacttttctAATATCAAATGGCTTACCAAAAGTGAAAAGTATCACATCATCTGCAAATGCAAGATGAGTGATACTTGGTCTCTGCTTGGTCTATAGTAACTTGAGTAATTCTCATCCAAAGAAAGGTTGTTAAGTAATATAGACAACATTTTAACACTAATAACAAACAAAGCTGGGGACAAGGGGTCTCTTTGCCTGAGACCCCTATTAGATTTAAAGAAGCCATTTCTGGTCCTAAGCACAATAGAGTACCAGTTATTAGATATGTGTCTAAAACCTAAGTCAATCCATACCTCATTGAACCCCAGTTTCCTTATAACTCTAAAAAGATAGGGCCAAGAAACTCTATCATATGCTTTAGCCATGTCTAATTTAAGCACAATATTATCATATCTATTCAATTTTGAAATATCTTGGACTAATTCCTGAGTAAGTAACTAATTCCTGGGTTCATTGATATATACATGTTAgtttattaattttgtttatttaGTAGGTATCTCTATGTAATGTATAGTTAATTATACTATTATATTAAGGAAGCTTTTTAACTTTCATGTAATTAAGAAAGATTTAAGGAGATctaaaattaataaaagaaacccAAATTAAAGTATTTAAATTCTTATTAGTCATTTAGCAGAAgataaaaatgtatataaatgaaataaagcATAATCGCCATGAATTCTTTCAACCTTCCTTTTTCAAAGTTCTCAAAACCCCGAAATgcctaaaacaaaaaaaatcatcagTTAGCCAATGATTTTTTAAGCAGAGATgctaaaagacaaaaaaatgtcataaagaatgtaattttaaaaaataatattcaaaactAGTACCTGGTACctgttgctggtgggaggtatCCCGTGAAATTAATCTAGGTGTGCGAAAcagttagaaaaaaaattaaagattatgTCTACAAATTCACAAAGCAAACGAGCGTCATCtgagtaaataaaaaataaataaaatgaaaagggcaaagaagaaagagaacaaaACAACATCAAAGACGGAACACAAggataaataagataaatagAGCGCACTTATTAAACTATCGTGTAAATTCTTCTggcattttccttttaaaaaaaaaaaaactctaaaatgccttaaataaaataaataatcatccaTTAGGTAATTATTTCAGAAGCAAAAATGTTGGTAGATGACTAACGATCACAATCGTGAGCTAAAATCAACCAAGAAATTGCTTAGACAATTAAAAGACTACAAATAGgtaaaggattttttttttttattttttttttttttttttaggaaaaaggggaaaggaaaatatgtatatgtgttggcTATACCTTAATCCTTATTATCTCTGTGGTATCTTTATCGAAACTTAAGTGGAAAAAAGAAGACTGAAGTTATTTTGTGTCAGCCTTCAATTTGGAGTCATAACTATCTAAAGAATCAATAGTAATCAATAGTAATGCCACAATAAGGTAAGTATAAGAAAGAATCTGCAACTGCAAAAACCAATGAAGAAATCATGGAAGAAAATGGAGATAGGAGGAAAATAAAGAGTAAATATGCgaaataaagaaaagggaaaaagaaaagcaagGAAAAGCAAAAATGTTATTCAAAGTGACGtaatgatgatgctattttTGCTAGAGTAAGAAATAAGTAGCAAACCTacaatgactttttttttttctttttcaaatctgTAATTTGGTCAAATGTATTGAGGTTGGAGAAAGAGGAAACCGGGCTTCATATTGATTGATATGTCGACACCCATTCCGAACGGCTGTGTTTTTTGCTATTGTGACTCTTCAGAGTTTctggtttttttattttggtaagTGTTGGTTTTCTGTTTTAAGAAAATAGGAGAGAAACTctaaaaattggagaaaacaGATAAATGTATTTCCTCATCAATGAGAGATGCCACATGCCAGGCCTAGTGCCCTgctttatataattatatagattatataatattatacaacacTGTACCCGGGGTgtggccggggggggggggggaaagcATTATATATAATGTaccaaccttgtataaaaggtgtttatacacaaatatgggctaaactGGATAATAAATATAGGCTAAACTGgataacaaactcaaaatatgagcTAAAGCGTGTAAATATTTTCTTCCAGTAGACATACTGTGtaattttccctattttttcactagttttgttttaaaaattatcaAATGAAAAAACCAACATAGTTTACAATGAAGGGAGGTCCAACTGTGTTTTCTCATATAGTTTGCAATGGAGTAAAGAAGgtccaattatatatatacctgCAAATACGACgctatttaaattttaatttgtgaCATTACTGATTACGCATCGAATATATAATTGCATTTCTCTCAGCATAGCTTATCTATAATGGAGTATCGACGTTGCAACAATCCGACTTATGACCATACTGTTATAAGAATTCTAATTTGTGACACTGCGATCCAACTTGTGAACTTTTAACTACTTGATTAATCATAGGGACAACCTTTCAATTTGTTATTTTACATGACAAGAATGTTGTATTTTTCAACTGAGAGGATCTAtcatcaattaattaattaaaaaagcaCTTTTATGAAATAATACAATAGCAGATTCCAAGTATCTGGTACTCCAGCAACACACCAATGGCTGCAGTCTAGTGTGCCACGTTCGGCATACAAAGATGGATGCCCATCGTTTCTCAATTGAGTCAATAACGTAATATCAAGCAAATAAGCAGGCTTCTTCATTGTGTTCAATACTTCCTTTATGACAGGTTCTCCTGGATATCTTTCCCCTGGATAACTTGATCCTCCTAAGGGTTTAGTTTGGCCGCTGCAAGTTTTCTCCTTTGGCTCATCCCAGTCTGCACCACTGGTCTCAAAGCCAACCAAAAAAAAGATCACGAATAAAGTGTTATCCTTAAATAATACTCCATCTCATTCCCATTATAAGTCTTTCAAGATTTTacactctttaaaaaaaaattgttaatttgCTTAGTCACAATCGGTAGCGGAGCAAGACGAAAGAGTGGTCAGTTAAATATTCTTTGTCGAAAATTTAGTTTTTATACGTTTAAATTAAGAGGTTGTCTATGTATTCCGCCAAATTAAATTATGAATACCTTTACCGAAATTTCTAGCTTCATCACTAATAATAACAATCTCTGACCAAACTAGTATTTAACTCTACTTAAACATCTCATTTAATTAACTCTCTGTTAATTGAGACAACATGAGTAGATCTGAAGGAAGAAAAGCGATAAACAACTTCATGTTTctagaaaaatatcaaaaattttgaaataaatttagTTTGCTAAAACGATTAATATTTGAAATAGGAGAGAgtaactcatcaaatttaagaGGACTTACGCAAAATGGACTGCAGGAATTCCTTGAAAGAACACTTTAGTCTTGGTAGGATCAATGTTGGAGTCGATCCATTTACCCCAAGTAGTCAACCCAATTTTATATGCTTTCATCATACGATCCATATCTTTAAATTGTTTGCCACCAAGCTCAATGAAATCCCACCTACATTAATTGGGAAGACAAAAcaaaaggaacaattattaaGAGCTCCATATAATGATTTATTAATTGTCCTATAATCTATGAAGTGTATAACATTCATATTCACAAAAACGAAAATTACTCCCTCTCTTTTAATTTAttgtcttaatttctttttaatagatttaaaaaagaatatcacATTTTATATGAGTAACTCTTTAATTCTGGTATCTCATTTACAAAGGCGAATCCAGTAGTTGATGTTTATGGGTTCCTCTGGATCCATAGCCTATTTTATATTGTGTTTCCGACTAAATATTGTTATATACTTAATGAAGTTCTTGATATAAATGCCCGATTTAAGTAAAGATTACTGGATTCCCATGAACACGTATGAGACACTGCAGATCCGCTTCTGCCCACATAACCGTACTTAGatccaaaagatttttaaagACATTTTACAATTTACGtacatattttatttaagatcacaaaatttaaaaaaccatTCTCTAGTTtcacataaaattaaaatgaagggaGTAATGGTGGCATTACGCTTGTAATTTGCCGGTATGAGTCCACCAGTGATAACTGTTAAAGATTAAAACATCAGCTCCTCTCCAGAATGAGCTGCTATTAATGGAGTCAAGCTTCAAAATTCGACCACTTTTCTCAAAGGAATAGTCTACCAGAAATTGATTCTTCAAGTACTGCATTAAGAATCCATAGTCCTTGCAAGGGCAAAATAACAAACTGGGTAAGTCAACAAGAAGGGTAACTTCTTTAAAAAACACAATTACGTGAACTTTAGGTAATTAAAGATAAATCTATATGATAAGTTGTAAATTGATAATTA contains:
- the LOC132060847 gene encoding protein trichome birefringence-like 42 is translated as MQYLKNQFLVDYSFEKSGRILKLDSINSSSFWRGADVLIFNSYHWWTHTGKLQAWDFIELGGKQFKDMDRMMKAYKIGLTTWGKWIDSNIDPTKTKVFFQGIPAVHFAGADWDEPKEKTCSGQTKPLGGSSYPGERYPGEPVIKEVLNTMKKPAYLLDITLLTQLRNDGHPSLYAERGTLDCSHWCVAGVPDTWNLLLYYFIKVLF